A stretch of the Cucurbita pepo subsp. pepo cultivar mu-cu-16 chromosome LG16, ASM280686v2, whole genome shotgun sequence genome encodes the following:
- the LOC111777310 gene encoding auxin-responsive protein SAUR24-like, producing MGFRLPSSLIPQAKQLLKRSSGNASAVPKGHVAVYVGEFQRKRFVIPISYLNHLSFQQLLNRAEEEFGFDHPEGGLTIPCGEDAFIDLTSRLQSS from the coding sequence ATGGGATTTCGTCTTCCATCGTCTTTGATTCCTCAGGCCAAGCAATTGCTGAAGAGGAGCTCGGGAAATGCATCGGCGGTTCCGAAAGGTCATGTGGCCGTCTACGTTGGAGAGTTTCAGAGGAAGCGATTTGTGATTCCGATTTCGTATTTGAATCATCTTTCGTTTCAACAGCTTCTAAATCGAGCGGAGGAAGAGTTTGGATTTGATCATCCAGAAGGCGGTTTGACGATTCCTTGTGGAGAAGATGCGTTTATCGATCTCACTTCTAGATTGCAATCCTCTTAA
- the LOC111777029 gene encoding pentatricopeptide repeat-containing protein At2g13600-like has protein sequence MPLLLPVASSILSMSNLHHFHIRRSLDSFASFLRHSSQIQNLKAIKKLHAQLLRTHFQFSSPDLHSKLILSYSQIVPNFDAQSLSSFFKCIIPRSSLTFNVMISDFYRHGFPDFSLIALSFMHSNGVPIDTYALCSSLSACSLVQNAVYGQQMHAFVGKSGWLCSVFVGSAIVDMYAKNSLINDAVKVFDEIPVKNTVCANALLAGYGDAGMWIDGLELLRKMHVLNLKYDQFTLSASLRACTGLSAIALGKQVHAYLLRTVYDISSDVHLQSTLIEMYGKSGMVEKAWNVFVFAGLGHKEDGKRDIIMWTSMLSAYGRNGCYIRVIELYNQMLMEGIKPDRVAFVTVISACGHTGQVNLGVKYFDSMQSVFGLEPGQEHYSCLVDLLCRAGELDKAWKLVSDIKSSDHNVPLWGALLRACLEHGNIKLGNLAARMALELDPTNAGIFVMLSNLYAGFGLWNEIEHLREFVRREGLYKGVGCSWIETTS, from the coding sequence ATGCCCCTCCTCCTGCCTGTTGCTTCCTCCATTCTTTCGATGTCGAACCTTCACCATTTTCATATTAGACGAAGTCTCGATTCCTTCGCCAGTTTTTTGCGCCATTCTTCCCAAATCCAAAATCTCAAAGCCATTAAGAAGCTTCACGCCCAACTGCTTAGAACCCACTTCCAATTTTCCTCCCCAGATCTTCACTCTAAGCTTATACTATCCTACTCCCAAATCGTCCCCAATTTTGATGCGCAAAGCTTAAGCAGCTTCTTCAAATGCATAATTCCCAGAAGTTCTTTAACCTTCAACGTAATGATTTCTGACTTTTATCGACATGGGTTTCCAGATTTTTCGTTAATAGCGTTGtctttcatgcattccaatGGGGTTCCTATCGATACGTATGCCCTCTGCAGCTCTTTGAGTGCTTGTTCTCTTGTTCAGAATGCGGTGTATGGACAACAGATGCACGCCTTCGTGGGGAAATCAGGTTGGTTATGTAGTGTTTTTGTGGGGAGTGCGATTGTCGATATGTATGCAAAAAATTCGCTGATTAATGATGCAGTTAAAGTGTTCGATGAAATTCCTGTGAAGAATACGGTGTGCGCAAATGCACTATTGGCTGGATACGGCGACGCTGGCATGTGGATTGATGGACTTGAATTGCTACGGAAGATGCacgttttgaatttgaagtaTGACCAGTTCACTCTATCAGCTTCTTTACGTGCGTGCACTGGTTTATCTGCAATTGCTTTAGGTAAGCAAGTGCATGCTTATCTACTACGAACGGTTTATGATATTTCGAGTGATGTTCATCTTCAAAGCACATTAATTGAAATGTATGGGAAGAGTGGTATGGTGGAAAAAGCATGGAATGTGTTCGTTTTCGCAGGACTTGGACACAAAGAAGATGGGAAAAGGGATATTATAATGTGGACTTCTATGCTTAGTGCATATGGTAGAAACGGATGTTACATAAGAGTAATTGAATTGTACAACCAGATGTTGATGGAAGGGATCAAACCAGATAGGGTGGCTTTTGTGACAGTGATATCAGCTTGTGGTCACACTGGTCAGGTGAATCTTGGAGTCAAATATTTTGACTCCATGCAGAGTGTTTTTGGGTTGGAACCTGGTCAAGAGCACTATAGTTGTTTGGTTGACTTGCTCTGTAGAGCTGGGGAATTGGATAAAGCATGGAAGCTCGTAAGTGATATCAAAAGTAGCGATCACAACGTACCTCTATGGGGAGCTTTACTCCGAGCTTGCTTGGAACATGGAAATATTAAGTTGGGTAATTTGGCAGCTCGTATGGCACTTGAACTGGATCCTACGAACGCTGGGATATTCGTTATGCTATCAAATCTGTATGCTGGTTTTGGCTTGTGGAATGAGATAGAGCATTTGAGGGAATTTGTGAGAAGGGAAGGGTTGTATAAAGGTGTTGGATGTAGCTGGATAGAGACCACAAGTTGA
- the LOC111777304 gene encoding auxin-responsive protein SAUR21-like — protein sequence MGIRLPSILLPTKQILKMQGASSKVKSNIPKGHIAVYVGEIQTRRFVVPISYLNHPSFLNLLKRAEEEFGFNHPMGGLTIPCREETFIDLTSRLQIL from the coding sequence ATGGGAATCCGTTTGCCTTCAATTCTTCTTCCTACCAAGCAAATTCTCAAAATGCAGGGCGCTTCTTCAAAAGTAAAGTCCAATATTCCCAAAGGACATATTGCAGTCTATGTGGGGGAAATCCAAACAAGGAGATTTGTGGTTCCAATTTCTTATTTGAACCATCCTTCTTTTCTAAACCTACTAAAAAGGGCCGAGGAAGAGTTCGGATTCAATCATCCAATGGGTGGTCTGACAATTCCCTGCAGAGAAGAGACCTTCATTGATCTCACTTCTAGGTTGCAGATATTATGA
- the LOC111777300 gene encoding auxin-responsive protein SAUR50-like: MAIQKLNKLPQSTVLKQILKRCSSLGRKTNNACAYDADDDLPLDVPKGHFAVYVGENRSRFIVPISVLTHPEFQCLLRQAEEEFGFDHYMGLTIPCQEHVFRSLTSSMLR; encoded by the coding sequence ATGGCCATCCAAAAGCTAAACAAACTCCCCCAATCCACCGTCCTCAAGCAAATCCTCAAACGTTGCTCGAGCCTCGGTCGAAAGACCAACAACGCCTGTGCCTACGACGCCGACGACGACCTCCCCCTCGACGTCCCCAAGGGTCATTTCGCCGTCTACGTCGGCGAAAACCGTAGCCGATTCATCGTCCCTATCTCCGTCCTTACTCACCCTGAATTCCAATGCTTACTCCGTCAAGCAGAAGAAGAATTCGGATTCGACCACTACATGGGTCTCACCATCCCTTGTCAAGAACACGTCTTCAGATCCTTAACATCCTCCATGCTTCGATGA